The following are encoded together in the Streptomyces tsukubensis genome:
- a CDS encoding ribokinase, whose protein sequence is MIAVVGSLNLDLVAPVPRHPVPGETVLGGDIAEHPGGKGANQAVAAARLGGEVAMVGRVGDDDAAQLMLEAVRGQGVDSTHVVRTEGVPTGRAMIAVGPTGENSIVVSPGANARLSAADCEGSADLLGRARVTVLQQEVPDEANHAAARLSGGIVVHNPAPAGENTVPPPYVDLLVPNRTELAALAGTPVPKTIDQVVAAARRMTGAGAVVVTLGGDGVLLLEGGASLHIPAFTVRATDTTAAGDCFCGALAVGLAEGRTLEQAARWAAAAAALSTTRPGAQPSLARRDEVEAFLAERG, encoded by the coding sequence GTGATCGCCGTTGTCGGAAGTCTCAACCTGGACCTCGTCGCCCCCGTCCCCCGGCACCCCGTGCCGGGCGAGACCGTTCTGGGCGGCGACATCGCGGAGCACCCCGGCGGCAAGGGCGCCAACCAGGCGGTCGCCGCGGCCCGCCTCGGCGGTGAGGTCGCGATGGTGGGCCGTGTCGGCGACGACGACGCGGCGCAGCTGATGCTGGAGGCGGTACGCGGCCAGGGCGTGGACAGTACGCACGTCGTACGGACCGAGGGAGTGCCGACCGGTCGCGCGATGATCGCGGTCGGGCCGACCGGCGAGAACTCCATCGTGGTCAGCCCCGGCGCCAACGCCCGGCTGAGCGCGGCCGATTGCGAGGGGTCGGCCGATCTGCTCGGCCGCGCCCGGGTGACGGTCCTCCAGCAGGAGGTGCCCGACGAGGCGAACCACGCGGCGGCGCGGCTGTCGGGCGGCATCGTGGTGCACAATCCCGCGCCCGCGGGCGAGAACACGGTGCCGCCGCCGTACGTGGACCTGCTGGTGCCCAACCGCACGGAACTGGCGGCCCTGGCCGGTACTCCCGTCCCCAAGACGATCGACCAGGTCGTCGCGGCTGCCCGGCGGATGACCGGGGCCGGGGCGGTCGTGGTGACCCTCGGCGGCGACGGTGTACTCCTCCTTGAGGGCGGCGCGAGCCTGCACATCCCCGCGTTCACCGTGCGGGCGACGGACACCACCGCGGCGGGCGACTGCTTCTGCGGCGCGCTGGCCGTCGGCCTCGCGGAAGGGCGCACACTGGAGCAGGCCGCCCGATGGGCGGCCGCCGCCGCGGCTCTCAGCACGACCCGCCCCGGAGCCCAGCCGTCGCTGGCCCGCAGGGACGAGGTGGAGGCCTTTCTGGCCGAACGGGGCTGA
- a CDS encoding LacI family DNA-binding transcriptional regulator has translation MAEVTLREVALLSGCSVSTVSRVLAGTRPVGAETSRRVRQAAESLGYVPNQVARALRSRSTGTVGLVLPQITNPFYPSLVRELTRALHADDRAVLLADCDDDPVEEASRIADLLGRQVDALLVIPADEQRSREAVAAAARRVPLVLLDRGCGPGVADSVAVDNMAGMSLLLEHLTSGGRRRFCFVGAAGTDSAAAERAATYTSVAALLAPGASARVELGDFSVAWGRAAVDRIWPSRPDAIVCANDLIAVGVLQRLRELGADVPGDVAVTGFDDIPVAELTAPGITTVRQPVGELAAEAARLLDHRLAGAGPGACRTVRLAPALMVRASSGPATHLDAADTAAPLVAQRTAEEHP, from the coding sequence ATGGCTGAGGTGACGCTGCGCGAGGTCGCGCTGCTGTCCGGCTGCTCGGTCTCCACCGTCTCCCGCGTCCTTGCCGGGACGCGGCCCGTCGGCGCGGAGACCTCGCGCCGGGTGCGCCAGGCCGCCGAGAGCCTCGGATACGTGCCGAACCAGGTGGCCCGTGCGCTGCGCAGCCGTTCCACGGGGACGGTCGGGCTGGTGCTCCCGCAGATCACCAACCCCTTCTACCCGTCGCTCGTACGGGAGTTGACGCGCGCCCTGCACGCCGACGACCGGGCGGTGCTGCTCGCCGACTGCGACGACGACCCGGTGGAGGAGGCGAGCAGGATCGCCGACCTCCTGGGCCGCCAGGTCGACGCGCTGCTGGTCATACCTGCGGACGAGCAGCGCAGCCGCGAGGCGGTCGCCGCCGCGGCGCGGCGGGTGCCGCTCGTCCTGCTCGACCGCGGCTGCGGGCCCGGCGTCGCCGACTCGGTCGCGGTGGACAACATGGCTGGTATGTCCCTGTTGCTTGAGCACCTGACGTCGGGGGGCCGACGCCGGTTCTGCTTCGTCGGCGCGGCCGGCACGGACTCGGCAGCCGCCGAACGCGCCGCCACCTACACCTCCGTGGCGGCCCTGCTCGCGCCCGGTGCCTCGGCGCGGGTCGAACTCGGCGACTTCTCCGTGGCGTGGGGGAGGGCCGCGGTCGACCGGATCTGGCCGTCCCGCCCCGACGCCATCGTCTGCGCGAACGACCTCATCGCGGTCGGCGTACTGCAACGGCTGCGCGAACTGGGCGCGGACGTACCGGGAGACGTCGCCGTGACCGGCTTCGACGACATCCCCGTGGCGGAACTCACCGCTCCGGGGATCACCACTGTCCGCCAGCCCGTCGGTGAACTCGCCGCTGAGGCGGCCCGTTTGCTGGACCACCGGTTGGCGGGGGCGGGGCCGGGCGCCTGCCGCACGGTACGACTCGCCCCTGCCCTCATGGTCCGCGCTTCCAGCGGGCCCGCCACTCACCTCGACGCGGCGGACACCGCCGCACCGCTTGTCGCTCAGAGAACCGCGGAGGAACACCCGTGA